The following DNA comes from Chloroflexota bacterium.
GATCGGCATCGGGCAGGAGCACTTCGCCAGCAACCTGCTGCGCCAGCGCTTGCTGACCGCGCTTCAGGTGCAGCCGCCGCTCTCGTCCGCCGCGCCACTGCTGATTGCCGCGTGCGCCCCGGAAGAGCAGCACGAGCTCGGCTTGCTGATCTTCACCCTGCTCGCCCGCCGGCAAGGTTGGCGCGTCACCTACCTGGGCGCGCGCACGCCGCTGCACGACCTCGTGAAGGTCGGCCAGGTCTCCGCGCCGCGCGGCATCGTTGTCTCGGTGACCACCGTCATCGGCCTGGCGAACCTGATCCCCCTGCTGGGTGAAGGCGAGCAACCGGCCGCGCCGATCTATTTTGGCGGCGGCCTGTTCGAAGCGCTGCCCCGGCTGAGCGAAACGATCCCCGGCGCCTACATCGGCGCCGACGCGGGACTGGCACTGCAGGCGCTCGCCCGCGAACCACAGGCACACGCGTTCAAGACCAGCCGGCGCGCGCTGGCCGCGGCGCATGCCGTGCGCAACCTGCGCATGGAACTGGCAGCGCACACCGCCTCGGCGCTCTCGGTGCAACACACGCGCCCGGGCAGCGAGTTCGCCGGCATCATCACCTTCGCTACGCTGTTTCTGACCGATGCGCTGGCATGCGCGTTGGCGTTCGATCTGCCGGAACTGATGGACGCCCAGGCACATTGGCTGCGCCAGGCGCTGACGCCGCGCGCCGTCACCACGGCGATGATCATCGAGCATCTGAGCGCCTTCGAACGGGCCGCCTATGCAGTGCTCGGTAGGAACGTGGCGGCGCAGGTGCGGGCGCTGGTGGCGCGCATGAAAGACTCGGCGGCATACAATGCAGGACAGGCACAATCGGCCGCGGCATCGCCTTCGCGTTAGCGGTACGAGCGCTGATTACCGCGCTTGTGCAGACACGCAGGAGAACTTGAAATGGGACACATCATAATCACCGGCGGCAGTGGATATCTGGGGCGCGCGTTGACGCGCGAACTGACGGCGGCGGGGCATGCGGTCATCATCCTGGCGCGTCGCGCCGAGCAGGTCGGCGGGTTGCCGCCAGGCGCACGCGCCGTGGCGTGGGACGGGCGCACCGCGGACGGCTGGGGCGACCTGGCCAATGGTGCGTATGCGATCGTCAACATGGCCGGCGCGACGATCGCCCGGCCCCACTGGAGCGCCGCGTACAAACAGCAGATCCGCGACAGCCGTGCCAACGCCGGCGTCGCCGTGACCGCGGCGATTCGCGCCGCGCGGATCAAACCCGCCGTGCTGGTGCAGATGTCCGGCATCGGCTTCTATGGCGACACGGCCGATCGCGAGGTGGACGAAGGCGCGCCTGCCGGCAGCGATTACTTCGCCACAGTCTGCACCGTTTGGGAAGCGTCCACGGACGAAGTTGAATCGCTGGGCGTGCGGCGCGTGATCGTGCGCACCGCGCCGGTGTACGGCCAGGGCGGCGGCATCTTCACACTGGTCGCCTTGCCCTTCCGGCTCTTCGCCGGCGGGCCGCTCGGCAGCGGCCGCCAGTACGCGCCATGGATTCACCTCGCCGACTGGTTGACCGCGGTGAAACTGCTGATGGACAACCCGAATACGCGCGGCGTTTACAACCTGACCGCGCCCGACCCGCTGACGCAGGGCGCGTCCGCGAAAATCTTCGGGCGCGCACTGGGTCGTCCGTCGTTCATGCCGGCGCCGGCATTTGCCTTGCGCCTGGCGCTGGGACCGGCGGCCGACCTGCTGCTGTTGACCGGCCAGCGCGCGCAGCCGCGTCGCTTGCTGGAGGCCGGCTTCCGCTTCCGCTTTCCAGAACTCGGGGCGGCGATTCGCGATATTACTGGCAAGCGCTCGGCTGAGGCGACCGCATCATCGCCGGCGAGCGAGTAGGCCGTAGAGCATTGAACGGCGACGCGCGCGAAACATGCGCGCCGATCGCAAAACCATTTCACCGTAAAGGGGTTACCATGCCAAGAGTCATTGTAAGCCAACAGACGATTGAAGTGCCGACCGGCACCAAGCTCGCCATCGCCATCGAGCAACTCGGCGTGCACATTGGGCACCGCTGCGGCGGCAATGCGCGCTGCACGACCTGCCGCGTCGAGTTCGAGAGCAGCGAGCCGGCCACGATGACCGAGGCGGAATACGACAAGCTGCAGGAGCGCGGCTTGTTCGGCAAGGCGCGCCTCTCGTGCCAGATCGCGGTCGACCACGATATGGCCGTGCGCCCGCTGGTCACGCTGGAAACGGAGCCGTCCTGGACCGACACCGGCCCGGCACTCCAGAACGGCGTGACACCGCTGGCCGCGTGGTTCCCGGTCTCTGAGTTGAAGGCCACCAAAGAAAACGAGTAGCTTTCAAAGGCCGGCTGGGCGCTCCGCTGCGGTGACGCCGGAGCGCCCGGACGGCCACACGCTAAATATGAAGGAGAATCGGGTCGCCTGACCGGCGGCCCTTCACTATGCTATGCCGATCTATTTATCCATCAAGGAAATGACGCGCAACTGGGGCCGCTTTTTGCTGTTCAGCCTCGTTATCGCACTCATCACAACGCTGGTGCTGTTCACCAATGCACTCGCCGACGGTCTCGGCCTGGGCAACAAAGAGTATATCGAGAAGCTGAACGCCGACCTGATTGTCTTCAAGCAGGGTGTCGACCTATCCATCGGCGCCAGCCGCATCGACCGCAACAGCCTGAACGAGATCCGGCGCGTGCCGGGCGTGAAGGACGTCGGGACGTTGTCGTTCACGAATGTCTCGGTGCAGTTCGACGCGAACCAGAAGCCGCTGAATGTGGCGATGATCGGCGTCGAGCCCGGCCGGCCGGGCGAACCGCCGGTGGTGCAGGGCCGGCCGCTCAGCACGAGCCGCGCGCGCGAGGCGATCATCGACCGCAACGTGGCGCTGCGTACCGGGCTGAAGCTTGGAGTGCCGTTCAAGATCAAGGTCATTCAAGGCAGCAAGGAGCAGTACTTCGACATGGTCGTCAGCGGCATCAGCGACGGCCGCCAGTACTTCCTGCAGCCATCGATCATCGTGCCCTACCTGGCGTTTGACGAGATCAAGCCCGGCGCCGGCGGGACCAGCAACGACTTCATCGCGAACGTGGTCGCCGTACAGTTGAGCGACCCGGCCACTCTGCCGGCCATGCGCATGGCCCTGATGGACCAGGTGCCCAACACCCAGGTGGCCACGCGCAAGGAGGCGTACGAAGCCGCGCCCGGCTATGCCGCGCAGCAGAGCACGCTCGGCACGCAAACCGCTTTCGTCCTGATCATCGGTGTGCTGGTCATCGGCGGCTTCTTCCAGATCCAGACGCTGCAGAAGGTGCCGCAGATCGGCATGCTCAAGGCGATTGGCGCATCCAACACAACCGTCGGCCTGGCGGCGATCGCGCAGATCATCGTCGTGACCATCGTGGGCGTCACGATCGGCGCGGTGGGCACCTTGCTGTTATCGCTGACCTTCCCGGCCACCATACCGATCCTGTTCTCGGCCAATGCCGTGCTGTTCAGCGTGCTCGCACTGACGTTGATCGGGCCGATCGGTGGCCTGGTGTCGGTCCGATACTCGCTGCAAGTTGAGCCATTGACGGCGCTCGGACTCGCCCAGTGATATCAGATTCATCTTCATTCGCACCGGATATTCATACGGAAACAGACATGTCCATTGCACTTGAAATTCAGGGTGTTAGCAAGGTTTACCACGGCGGCGGGCTGACGGTGACCGCCGTCAAGCATGTGTCGTTCAGCGTCCCGCAGGGACAGTTCGTTGCGCTGGTCGGCCCCAGCGGCTCCGGCAAGACGACCCTGCTCGCCATCCTCGCCGCGCTGCTGCGCTCAACCGAAGGGCAGGTCGTCATCGACGGCCAGGACCTGACGCACATGAGCGAAGGCGCGCGCGCCAAATTCCGCCGGCAGAAGATCGGCTTCACATTCCAGTCCAATAATCTGGTGCCGTACCTGACCGCGCTCGAAAATGTCGAGTTGATGCTGCGGCTGAACGGCCTGCATGACAAAGCGACCTCCGCACGAGCTAAGGACCTGCTGACTCAGCTTGGCCTGGGCGAGCGGCTGAATAACCTGCCGCGTCAACTGTCCGGCGGGCAGCAGCAGCGCGTGGCGATCGCCCGCGCGCTCGTGCACCGGCCGGCGATCGTGCTGGCCGACGAGCCGACCGCCAGCCTCGACACTGAGCGGGCCCATCAGGCCGTGGAGACGTTCGGGCGGCTGGTTCACGAGCAGCAGCGCGCCGGCATTATGGTCACGCATGACCTGCGGATGGTTCAGTATGCCGACCGGGTCATTCAGATGACTGATGGGCTGATTGTGCGCGACTCGACCAACCGCGCGGAGATCGACGGACTGGCCAACGGTGGCCGGCACGAGCACCCCGCGCCGGCGGTCATCGCCAGCGTAACCCAGGCGCCCGCTTCCGGTTTCGGCGGCATACCCGCACTGGCGACGGGCTAGCGCGCGTGAATGCGTTCGGGCGGCTGCGGCGCGCCTTCGGCTGGAAAGTACGGGTAGGCTAAATCATCGCATTGAGTCGTATACTATAT
Coding sequences within:
- a CDS encoding MerR family transcriptional regulator encodes the protein MIEPAPSYTIKIVSERTGVPLHTLRAWERRYGVPKPGRGADNRYRFYDDDDIADVLWLKRQVDSGVSPSQASALRCRQKAQAETRQATPALQSLSDRRHALQDALLTFDDRAAHQILDEAMGLFPLEQVAAQVIVPAMHGIGEQWMRNEIGIGQEHFASNLLRQRLLTALQVQPPLSSAAPLLIAACAPEEQHELGLLIFTLLARRQGWRVTYLGARTPLHDLVKVGQVSAPRGIVVSVTTVIGLANLIPLLGEGEQPAAPIYFGGGLFEALPRLSETIPGAYIGADAGLALQALAREPQAHAFKTSRRALAAAHAVRNLRMELAAHTASALSVQHTRPGSEFAGIITFATLFLTDALACALAFDLPELMDAQAHWLRQALTPRAVTTAMIIEHLSAFERAAYAVLGRNVAAQVRALVARMKDSAAYNAGQAQSAAASPSR
- a CDS encoding TIGR01777 family protein yields the protein MGHIIITGGSGYLGRALTRELTAAGHAVIILARRAEQVGGLPPGARAVAWDGRTADGWGDLANGAYAIVNMAGATIARPHWSAAYKQQIRDSRANAGVAVTAAIRAARIKPAVLVQMSGIGFYGDTADREVDEGAPAGSDYFATVCTVWEASTDEVESLGVRRVIVRTAPVYGQGGGIFTLVALPFRLFAGGPLGSGRQYAPWIHLADWLTAVKLLMDNPNTRGVYNLTAPDPLTQGASAKIFGRALGRPSFMPAPAFALRLALGPAADLLLLTGQRAQPRRLLEAGFRFRFPELGAAIRDITGKRSAEATASSPASE
- a CDS encoding (2Fe-2S)-binding protein, which gives rise to MPRVIVSQQTIEVPTGTKLAIAIEQLGVHIGHRCGGNARCTTCRVEFESSEPATMTEAEYDKLQERGLFGKARLSCQIAVDHDMAVRPLVTLETEPSWTDTGPALQNGVTPLAAWFPVSELKATKENE
- a CDS encoding ABC transporter permease, which encodes MPIYLSIKEMTRNWGRFLLFSLVIALITTLVLFTNALADGLGLGNKEYIEKLNADLIVFKQGVDLSIGASRIDRNSLNEIRRVPGVKDVGTLSFTNVSVQFDANQKPLNVAMIGVEPGRPGEPPVVQGRPLSTSRAREAIIDRNVALRTGLKLGVPFKIKVIQGSKEQYFDMVVSGISDGRQYFLQPSIIVPYLAFDEIKPGAGGTSNDFIANVVAVQLSDPATLPAMRMALMDQVPNTQVATRKEAYEAAPGYAAQQSTLGTQTAFVLIIGVLVIGGFFQIQTLQKVPQIGMLKAIGASNTTVGLAAIAQIIVVTIVGVTIGAVGTLLLSLTFPATIPILFSANAVLFSVLALTLIGPIGGLVSVRYSLQVEPLTALGLAQ
- a CDS encoding ABC transporter ATP-binding protein; this encodes MSIALEIQGVSKVYHGGGLTVTAVKHVSFSVPQGQFVALVGPSGSGKTTLLAILAALLRSTEGQVVIDGQDLTHMSEGARAKFRRQKIGFTFQSNNLVPYLTALENVELMLRLNGLHDKATSARAKDLLTQLGLGERLNNLPRQLSGGQQQRVAIARALVHRPAIVLADEPTASLDTERAHQAVETFGRLVHEQQRAGIMVTHDLRMVQYADRVIQMTDGLIVRDSTNRAEIDGLANGGRHEHPAPAVIASVTQAPASGFGGIPALATG